A DNA window from Clostridiales bacterium contains the following coding sequences:
- the gatC gene encoding Asp-tRNA(Asn)/Glu-tRNA(Gln) amidotransferase subunit GatC, whose product MEVTIKDVQYVAELARLKFSEDKLLKFTKDLNDIVGYVDKLNELNTDDIPVSVNPVFIQNVFREDKKGESLNSEEVLKNAPDKQDGYFKVPKIIEG is encoded by the coding sequence ATGGAAGTAACTATTAAAGATGTACAGTATGTAGCTGAACTTGCAAGGCTCAAGTTCAGCGAAGATAAGCTTTTGAAATTCACGAAGGATTTAAATGACATTGTAGGTTATGTCGACAAGCTAAACGAATTGAATACGGATGACATACCTGTTTCGGTAAACCCTGTTTTTATCCAGAATGTTTTCAGGGAAGATAAGAAAGGCGAGAGCTTAAATAGCGAAGAGGTGCTTAAAAATGCGCCCGACAAGCAGGATGGCTACTTTAAAGTGCCTAAGATAATTGAAGGGTAG
- the gatA gene encoding Asp-tRNA(Asn)/Glu-tRNA(Gln) amidotransferase subunit GatA: MYTIHELHEKLKNKDLSAKEIASMYIKRIEEQDGIIGAYLEKNFENALNDAQKVDERISKGEEIKDVEGIPAAIKDNICTNRVKTTCASKMLENFIPPYDATVIGDLKKDGALLLGKTNMDEFAMGSSTENSAFKLVRNPWDTECVPGGSSGGSAAAVASGEAAFALGSDTGGSIRQPASFCGLVGIKPTYGLVSRYGLVAFASSLDQIGAFTKDVEDMAVVLNSIAGYDEKDSTSYKMDKKDYRKALGGDVKGMKIGIPAEYFKEGISSDVKSSVLDAAKVFESLGAEVVDISLPYTEYALAVYYILASAEASSNLARFDGIRYGYRSKKFEDSIDIYINSRTEGFGDEVKRRIMLGTYVLSAGYYDAYYNKALKVRTLVKQDFENAFKKCDILISPTSPTVAFKIGEKINDPLSMYMSDVCTVPINIAGICALSLPCGMSSNLPVGMQLIGNYFEEEKLLKAGYAYQMNTDWHKMNPELRGGK; encoded by the coding sequence ATGTATACTATTCATGAGCTTCACGAAAAACTTAAAAATAAAGATTTATCGGCTAAAGAAATAGCAAGCATGTATATAAAAAGGATAGAAGAGCAGGATGGCATAATTGGTGCATACCTGGAAAAGAATTTTGAAAATGCATTAAATGATGCCCAGAAAGTGGATGAAAGGATATCGAAAGGCGAGGAAATAAAAGACGTCGAAGGCATACCCGCCGCTATAAAGGACAATATTTGCACGAACAGGGTAAAGACGACATGCGCTTCAAAGATGCTTGAAAATTTCATTCCTCCGTATGACGCAACAGTTATAGGAGATTTGAAAAAAGACGGAGCCTTGTTGCTCGGGAAAACAAATATGGATGAATTCGCGATGGGATCATCTACTGAAAATTCCGCATTTAAGCTTGTAAGGAATCCGTGGGATACAGAGTGCGTCCCCGGAGGTTCCAGCGGAGGGTCGGCCGCAGCGGTAGCATCAGGAGAGGCGGCATTTGCACTAGGTTCTGATACCGGCGGTTCCATAAGGCAGCCTGCATCGTTTTGCGGGCTGGTAGGCATAAAGCCTACTTACGGGCTTGTGTCGAGATACGGGCTTGTAGCTTTTGCTTCATCACTTGACCAGATAGGTGCTTTTACAAAGGATGTTGAAGATATGGCCGTAGTTTTAAACTCTATAGCGGGCTATGACGAGAAGGATTCGACATCATATAAAATGGATAAGAAGGATTATAGAAAAGCGCTAGGCGGAGATGTCAAGGGCATGAAGATTGGCATACCGGCGGAGTATTTCAAGGAAGGCATAAGCAGTGACGTGAAGAGCAGCGTGCTCGATGCCGCAAAAGTATTTGAATCCTTGGGAGCAGAAGTCGTCGATATTTCCCTGCCGTATACGGAATATGCGCTGGCGGTTTATTATATCCTGGCAAGCGCCGAGGCCAGCTCAAACCTTGCCAGGTTTGACGGAATAAGGTATGGATACAGATCAAAGAAGTTTGAAGACTCCATAGATATATACATAAATTCGAGGACGGAAGGCTTCGGCGATGAAGTAAAAAGAAGGATAATGCTTGGAACATATGTCTTATCGGCGGGATATTATGATGCGTATTATAATAAGGCATTGAAGGTAAGGACACTTGTAAAGCAGGATTTTGAAAATGCATTTAAAAAATGCGATATCCTTATTTCTCCAACTTCGCCTACCGTCGCATTCAAGATAGGAGAGAAAATAAATGATCCCCTTTCGATGTATATGTCGGATGTGTGCACAGTGCCCATAAATATAGCAGGAATATGCGCATTATCTTTGCCCTGCGGGATGAGCTCGAACCTTCCGGTCGGAATGCAGCTCATAGGAAATTATTTTGAAGAGGAAAAATTATTGAAGGCTGGTTATGCATACCAGATGAATACCGATTGGCATAAAATGAATCCTGAGCTAAGAGGTGGAAAGTAA